One Cucumis sativus cultivar 9930 chromosome 1, Cucumber_9930_V3, whole genome shotgun sequence DNA segment encodes these proteins:
- the LOC101208727 gene encoding putative E3 ubiquitin-protein ligase LIN-2 isoform X4 translates to MASLQELLTREGFEGSNYPSTRKLSRPKGRSRTAPDDSVTLPIYICHDKKTIDSSKKKHDKPLVRNGSSVYSSKRVGSVSETLPCKSMEEPAIDEIAIRAVVSILSGYVGRYSKDENFREIVRKKCNPCLIRKGEMESGICSNLEMGMKSVDRLVEEGHGNERELRIKASRNSIGLLNMVITSLDSAKNSTKNGAHSHLSACAQLYLAIVNKIEKNERVSAKHLLQVFCDSPYFARTHLLPDLWEHFFLPHLLHLKVWYNQELEFVSNFECEHKDRKIKALNKVYNDHMDRGTVQFALYYIQWLKDGARAPPVPVVPSPSKSIHKASRRSSDSYFSQPSSNKNLYHAVFGPSLDQQLAELRRGNLVAAMARSSHEKEILFSDKHYENSASVQVCNSISIFNIESFGSWLEKSRCTVFIFLRSLLFLQDEHSNRRMSSVLDYRSHNTESWRETVKSDYFRFFTCQNITKEYLESSNVITKNSFVKVEGRNHLLSNDFSKAITAICSSDILSECEIAVRVVTKAWLDAHGDSNIEVALSQPPVVEGMLEVLLASDDDEILELVISVLAELAARSEIIQQMILNSDPQLQVFLKLLKSSSLFLKASILLYLSKPQAKQMISVEWLPLVLRVLEFGGQLQTLFSVQCKPHEAAFYLLDQLLKGFDEDRNLENSRHLIALGGLSLLLRRLERGEIEERKNSVSIISCCIQADGSCRNYLAENLNKASLLELVVHESNKNSDRGGLALLVDLLCLSRRTRITKLLDGLKEGWSGLGIMNILSVYLQRALPEEQPLVATTLLQLDFMSHCRKTPSTAAYSEKRPS, encoded by the exons ATGGCGTCTCTACAAGAATTACTCACTCGAGAAGGATTTGAAGGCAGTAATTACCCCAGTACTCGAAAACTCTCAAGGCCCAAAGGAAGAAGCAGAACAGCTCCAGATGATTCTGTCACTTTGCCCATATACATATGCCACGACAAGAAAACCATCgattcttcaaagaaaaagcaCGATAAACCTCTTGTACGAAATGGGTCTTCCGTATATTCTTCGAAACGAGTCGGTTCGGTCTCCGAGACCTTGCCCTGTAAATCAATGGAGGAACCAGCCATTGATGAAATTGCTATACGAGCTGTGGTTTCCATTCTTAGTGGGTATGTGGGGAGGTACTCAAAGgatgaaaattttagagaaatagtgagaaaaaaatgtaatccGTGTTTGATACGAAAGGGGGAAATGGAGAGTGGGATTTGCAGTAACTTGGAGATGGGTATGAAAAGTGTTGACAGATTGGTTGAAGAAGGCCATGGAAATGAAAGGGAATTGAGAATAAAAGCTTCTAGAAATTCCATTGGTCTTCTTAATATGGTGATTACCTCTTTGGATTCTGCAAAAAATTCCACCAAAAATGGTGCTCATTCTCATCTTTCTGCATGTGCTCAGCTCTATTTAGCGATTGTTAACAAAATAGAGAAGAATGAGAGGGTTTCTGCTAAGCATCTTCTTCAAGTATTTTGTGATTCTCCATATTTTGCTCGAACCCATCTTCTGCCAGACCTTTGGGAGCATTTCTTTCTTCCCCATCTCCTCCATTTGAAGGTTTGGTACAATCAGGAGCTTGAATTTGTATCTAACTTTGAATGTGAACACAAGGATAGAAAAATCAAGGCCTTGAATAAGGTCTATAATGACCATATGGATAGGGGAACTGTTCAATTTGCTTTGTATTATATACAATGGCTCAAAGATGGAGCCAGAGCCCCTCCTGTTCCTGTCGTTCCTTCACCTTCAAAATCCATCCATAAGGCTTCGAGAAGATCGTCGGATTCGTACTTTTCGCAGCCGTCTTCGAATAAGAATCT ATATCATGCTGTTTTTGGTCCAAGTCTTGACCAGCAATTAGCTGAGTTGAGGAGGGGAAATTTGGTTGCAGCCATGGCAAGGAGTTCACATGAAAAGGAGATTTTATTTTCAGACAAGCACTATGAAAATAGTGCTTCTGTTCAAGTCTGTaactccatctccatcttcaatATAGAATCATTTGGCTCTTGGTTAGAAAAATCTAGATGCactgtttttattttcctccGTTCTTTATTGTTTCTGCAGGATGAACACAGCAACCGAAGAATGTCATCCGTCCTTGACTACCGAAGTCATAATACTGAATCATGGCGCGAAACCGTAAAATCTGACTATTTTCGATTCTTCACATGTCAGAATATTACAAAAGAATACTTGGAAAGCAGCAATGTGATTACCAAAAACAGCTTTGTTAAAGTGGAAGGAAGAAACCATCTTCTTTCCAACGATTTCAGCAAGGCCATAACCGCAATCTGCTCCTCAGATATATTGAGTGAGTGTGAGATAGCTGTTCGTGTAGTTACCAAAGCTTGGTTGGACGCCCACGGTGACAGTAACATTGAGGTTGCGTTATCGCAGCCACCAGTAGTCGAGGGAATGCTGGAGGTTTTATTAGCTTCCGACGATGATGAGATTTTAGAATTAGTGATTTCAGTTTTAGCAGAACTTGCTGCAAGGAGTGAGATTATTCAACAGATGATATTGAACTCTGATCCCCAGCTGCAAGTGTTTCTTAAACTCTTGAAAAGTAGCAGTCTATTCCTCAAAGCATCAATTTTACTTTACCTATCAAAGCCACAGGCAAAACAGATGATTTCGGTTGAATGGTTACCACTAGTCCTCAGAGTATTGGAGTTTGGAGGCCAGTTACAGACATTATTCTCGGTACAGTGCAAGCCACATGAAGCAGCATTTTACCTTCTAGACCAACTACTGAAAGGGTTTGATGAAGACAGAAACTTGGAGAATAGTAGACACTTGATTGCGCTTGGGGGATTAAGTCTGCTGCTGAGAAGGTTAGAGAGAGGTGAGattgaagaaaggaagaattctgtttcaataatttcatgcTGCATCCAAGCTGATGGAAGCTGTCGAAACTACTTGGCGGAGAATCTGAACAAGGCTTCACTTCTTGAACTTGTTGTCCATGAAAGCAACAAAAACTCTGATAGGGGTGGTTTGGCTTTACTTGTTGATCTACTCTGCCTTAGTCG AAGAACAAGAATCACTAAACTCTTGGATGGACTTAAAGAAGGATGGAGTGGCTTGGGCATCATGAACATTTTGTCTGTTTATCTTCAGCGAGCTCTTCCTGAGGAGCAGCCTTTAGTCGCAACAACGCTATTGCAGCTTGATTTCATG TCACATTGCAGGAAGACGCCCTCAACTGCAGCATATTCAGAGAAGAGGCCATCGTGA
- the LOC101208727 gene encoding putative E3 ubiquitin-protein ligase LIN-2 isoform X2, translating to MASLQELLTREGFEGSNYPSTRKLSRPKGRSRTAPDDSVTLPIYICHDKKTIDSSKKKHDKPLVRNGSSVYSSKRVGSVSETLPCKSMEEPAIDEIAIRAVVSILSGYVGRYSKDENFREIVRKKCNPCLIRKGEMESGICSNLEMGMKSVDRLVEEGHGNERELRIKASRNSIGLLNMVITSLDSAKNSTKNGAHSHLSACAQLYLAIVNKIEKNERVSAKHLLQVFCDSPYFARTHLLPDLWEHFFLPHLLHLKVWYNQELEFVSNFECEHKDRKIKALNKVYNDHMDRGTVQFALYYIQWLKDGARAPPVPVVPSPSKSIHKASRRSSDSYFSQPSSNKNLYHAVFGPSLDQQLAELRRGNLVAAMARSSHEKEILFSDKHYENSASVQDEHSNRRMSSVLDYRSHNTESWRETVKSDYFRFFTCQNITKEYLESSNVITKNSFVKVEGRNHLLSNDFSKAITAICSSDILSECEIAVRVVTKAWLDAHGDSNIEVALSQPPVVEGMLEVLLASDDDEILELVISVLAELAARSEIIQQMILNSDPQLQVFLKLLKSSSLFLKASILLYLSKPQAKQMISVEWLPLVLRVLEFGGQLQTLFSVQCKPHEAAFYLLDQLLKGFDEDRNLENSRHLIALGGLSLLLRRLERGEIEERKNSVSIISCCIQADGSCRNYLAENLNKASLLELVVHESNKNSDRGGLALLVDLLCLSRRTRITKLLDGLKEGWSGLGIMNILSVYLQRALPEEQPLVATTLLQLDFMEDALNCSIFREEAIVTIITALNARICGEKAQDNLARALLILGGRFSCTGEPSTENWLLKLAGFKENSGDSSHSKHLYDDVVQLYEEEEEVMNWQLKAASVLFNHGHKSLLSSLSTSMTSCIRPSLAKACLITLSWMSRYLFVIREEKLCLMAPSILVPPLIKYLNHDKAVEDQVLASYSLLNLGKYTECKHIFRLFDDEALDHLRNLSLVTWTAEELILIITSGSMDPYTERENSDNQGSTRE from the exons ATGGCGTCTCTACAAGAATTACTCACTCGAGAAGGATTTGAAGGCAGTAATTACCCCAGTACTCGAAAACTCTCAAGGCCCAAAGGAAGAAGCAGAACAGCTCCAGATGATTCTGTCACTTTGCCCATATACATATGCCACGACAAGAAAACCATCgattcttcaaagaaaaagcaCGATAAACCTCTTGTACGAAATGGGTCTTCCGTATATTCTTCGAAACGAGTCGGTTCGGTCTCCGAGACCTTGCCCTGTAAATCAATGGAGGAACCAGCCATTGATGAAATTGCTATACGAGCTGTGGTTTCCATTCTTAGTGGGTATGTGGGGAGGTACTCAAAGgatgaaaattttagagaaatagtgagaaaaaaatgtaatccGTGTTTGATACGAAAGGGGGAAATGGAGAGTGGGATTTGCAGTAACTTGGAGATGGGTATGAAAAGTGTTGACAGATTGGTTGAAGAAGGCCATGGAAATGAAAGGGAATTGAGAATAAAAGCTTCTAGAAATTCCATTGGTCTTCTTAATATGGTGATTACCTCTTTGGATTCTGCAAAAAATTCCACCAAAAATGGTGCTCATTCTCATCTTTCTGCATGTGCTCAGCTCTATTTAGCGATTGTTAACAAAATAGAGAAGAATGAGAGGGTTTCTGCTAAGCATCTTCTTCAAGTATTTTGTGATTCTCCATATTTTGCTCGAACCCATCTTCTGCCAGACCTTTGGGAGCATTTCTTTCTTCCCCATCTCCTCCATTTGAAGGTTTGGTACAATCAGGAGCTTGAATTTGTATCTAACTTTGAATGTGAACACAAGGATAGAAAAATCAAGGCCTTGAATAAGGTCTATAATGACCATATGGATAGGGGAACTGTTCAATTTGCTTTGTATTATATACAATGGCTCAAAGATGGAGCCAGAGCCCCTCCTGTTCCTGTCGTTCCTTCACCTTCAAAATCCATCCATAAGGCTTCGAGAAGATCGTCGGATTCGTACTTTTCGCAGCCGTCTTCGAATAAGAATCT ATATCATGCTGTTTTTGGTCCAAGTCTTGACCAGCAATTAGCTGAGTTGAGGAGGGGAAATTTGGTTGCAGCCATGGCAAGGAGTTCACATGAAAAGGAGATTTTATTTTCAGACAAGCACTATGAAAATAGTGCTTCTGTTCAA GATGAACACAGCAACCGAAGAATGTCATCCGTCCTTGACTACCGAAGTCATAATACTGAATCATGGCGCGAAACCGTAAAATCTGACTATTTTCGATTCTTCACATGTCAGAATATTACAAAAGAATACTTGGAAAGCAGCAATGTGATTACCAAAAACAGCTTTGTTAAAGTGGAAGGAAGAAACCATCTTCTTTCCAACGATTTCAGCAAGGCCATAACCGCAATCTGCTCCTCAGATATATTGAGTGAGTGTGAGATAGCTGTTCGTGTAGTTACCAAAGCTTGGTTGGACGCCCACGGTGACAGTAACATTGAGGTTGCGTTATCGCAGCCACCAGTAGTCGAGGGAATGCTGGAGGTTTTATTAGCTTCCGACGATGATGAGATTTTAGAATTAGTGATTTCAGTTTTAGCAGAACTTGCTGCAAGGAGTGAGATTATTCAACAGATGATATTGAACTCTGATCCCCAGCTGCAAGTGTTTCTTAAACTCTTGAAAAGTAGCAGTCTATTCCTCAAAGCATCAATTTTACTTTACCTATCAAAGCCACAGGCAAAACAGATGATTTCGGTTGAATGGTTACCACTAGTCCTCAGAGTATTGGAGTTTGGAGGCCAGTTACAGACATTATTCTCGGTACAGTGCAAGCCACATGAAGCAGCATTTTACCTTCTAGACCAACTACTGAAAGGGTTTGATGAAGACAGAAACTTGGAGAATAGTAGACACTTGATTGCGCTTGGGGGATTAAGTCTGCTGCTGAGAAGGTTAGAGAGAGGTGAGattgaagaaaggaagaattctgtttcaataatttcatgcTGCATCCAAGCTGATGGAAGCTGTCGAAACTACTTGGCGGAGAATCTGAACAAGGCTTCACTTCTTGAACTTGTTGTCCATGAAAGCAACAAAAACTCTGATAGGGGTGGTTTGGCTTTACTTGTTGATCTACTCTGCCTTAGTCG AAGAACAAGAATCACTAAACTCTTGGATGGACTTAAAGAAGGATGGAGTGGCTTGGGCATCATGAACATTTTGTCTGTTTATCTTCAGCGAGCTCTTCCTGAGGAGCAGCCTTTAGTCGCAACAACGCTATTGCAGCTTGATTTCATG GAAGACGCCCTCAACTGCAGCATATTCAGAGAAGAGGCCATCGTGACAATTATAACTGCCTTGAATGCTCGAATATGTGGAGAAAAAGCACAGGACAATTTGGCTAGAGCTCTCTTGATTTTGGGAGGTCGGTTTTCATGTACCGGAGAACCAAGCACAGAAAATTGGCTTCTAAAACTAGCAGGTTTCAAAGAGAACTCTGGGGATTCATCTCATAGCAAGCATCTCTACGATGACGTCGTGCAATTG tatgaagaggaagaagaagtgaTGAATTGGCAGTTAAAAGCAGCTAGTGTGTTGTTTAACCATGGACATAAGAGTTTATTGTCTTCCCTTTCGACATCAATGACTAGTTGCATCCGGCCAAGTCTAGCAAAAGCATGTCTTATCACGTTGTCGTGGATGAGCAGATACCTGTTCGTTATTAGAGAGGAGAAGCTATGTTTAATGGCACCCTCAATTCTAGTACCACCCTTAATAAAATACTTGAATCACGACAAAGCGGTCGAGGACCAAGTGCTGGCATCATATTCATTGCTTAACCTTGGCAAATATACAG AGTGCAAGCATATTTTCCGATTGTTTGATGATGAAGCTCTAGATCATCTTCGAAATCTCTCTCTAGTGACATGGACAGCAGAAGAGCTAATCTTGATTATTACAAGTGGATCGATGGATCCATATACCGAACGAGAGAACTCAGACAATCAAGGAAGCACAAGAGAATGA
- the LOC101208727 gene encoding putative E3 ubiquitin-protein ligase LIN-2 isoform X1 encodes MASLQELLTREGFEGSNYPSTRKLSRPKGRSRTAPDDSVTLPIYICHDKKTIDSSKKKHDKPLVRNGSSVYSSKRVGSVSETLPCKSMEEPAIDEIAIRAVVSILSGYVGRYSKDENFREIVRKKCNPCLIRKGEMESGICSNLEMGMKSVDRLVEEGHGNERELRIKASRNSIGLLNMVITSLDSAKNSTKNGAHSHLSACAQLYLAIVNKIEKNERVSAKHLLQVFCDSPYFARTHLLPDLWEHFFLPHLLHLKVWYNQELEFVSNFECEHKDRKIKALNKVYNDHMDRGTVQFALYYIQWLKDGARAPPVPVVPSPSKSIHKASRRSSDSYFSQPSSNKNLYHAVFGPSLDQQLAELRRGNLVAAMARSSHEKEILFSDKHYENSASVQVCNSISIFNIESFGSWLEKSRCTVFIFLRSLLFLQDEHSNRRMSSVLDYRSHNTESWRETVKSDYFRFFTCQNITKEYLESSNVITKNSFVKVEGRNHLLSNDFSKAITAICSSDILSECEIAVRVVTKAWLDAHGDSNIEVALSQPPVVEGMLEVLLASDDDEILELVISVLAELAARSEIIQQMILNSDPQLQVFLKLLKSSSLFLKASILLYLSKPQAKQMISVEWLPLVLRVLEFGGQLQTLFSVQCKPHEAAFYLLDQLLKGFDEDRNLENSRHLIALGGLSLLLRRLERGEIEERKNSVSIISCCIQADGSCRNYLAENLNKASLLELVVHESNKNSDRGGLALLVDLLCLSRRTRITKLLDGLKEGWSGLGIMNILSVYLQRALPEEQPLVATTLLQLDFMEDALNCSIFREEAIVTIITALNARICGEKAQDNLARALLILGGRFSCTGEPSTENWLLKLAGFKENSGDSSHSKHLYDDVVQLYEEEEEVMNWQLKAASVLFNHGHKSLLSSLSTSMTSCIRPSLAKACLITLSWMSRYLFVIREEKLCLMAPSILVPPLIKYLNHDKAVEDQVLASYSLLNLGKYTECKHIFRLFDDEALDHLRNLSLVTWTAEELILIITSGSMDPYTERENSDNQGSTRE; translated from the exons ATGGCGTCTCTACAAGAATTACTCACTCGAGAAGGATTTGAAGGCAGTAATTACCCCAGTACTCGAAAACTCTCAAGGCCCAAAGGAAGAAGCAGAACAGCTCCAGATGATTCTGTCACTTTGCCCATATACATATGCCACGACAAGAAAACCATCgattcttcaaagaaaaagcaCGATAAACCTCTTGTACGAAATGGGTCTTCCGTATATTCTTCGAAACGAGTCGGTTCGGTCTCCGAGACCTTGCCCTGTAAATCAATGGAGGAACCAGCCATTGATGAAATTGCTATACGAGCTGTGGTTTCCATTCTTAGTGGGTATGTGGGGAGGTACTCAAAGgatgaaaattttagagaaatagtgagaaaaaaatgtaatccGTGTTTGATACGAAAGGGGGAAATGGAGAGTGGGATTTGCAGTAACTTGGAGATGGGTATGAAAAGTGTTGACAGATTGGTTGAAGAAGGCCATGGAAATGAAAGGGAATTGAGAATAAAAGCTTCTAGAAATTCCATTGGTCTTCTTAATATGGTGATTACCTCTTTGGATTCTGCAAAAAATTCCACCAAAAATGGTGCTCATTCTCATCTTTCTGCATGTGCTCAGCTCTATTTAGCGATTGTTAACAAAATAGAGAAGAATGAGAGGGTTTCTGCTAAGCATCTTCTTCAAGTATTTTGTGATTCTCCATATTTTGCTCGAACCCATCTTCTGCCAGACCTTTGGGAGCATTTCTTTCTTCCCCATCTCCTCCATTTGAAGGTTTGGTACAATCAGGAGCTTGAATTTGTATCTAACTTTGAATGTGAACACAAGGATAGAAAAATCAAGGCCTTGAATAAGGTCTATAATGACCATATGGATAGGGGAACTGTTCAATTTGCTTTGTATTATATACAATGGCTCAAAGATGGAGCCAGAGCCCCTCCTGTTCCTGTCGTTCCTTCACCTTCAAAATCCATCCATAAGGCTTCGAGAAGATCGTCGGATTCGTACTTTTCGCAGCCGTCTTCGAATAAGAATCT ATATCATGCTGTTTTTGGTCCAAGTCTTGACCAGCAATTAGCTGAGTTGAGGAGGGGAAATTTGGTTGCAGCCATGGCAAGGAGTTCACATGAAAAGGAGATTTTATTTTCAGACAAGCACTATGAAAATAGTGCTTCTGTTCAAGTCTGTaactccatctccatcttcaatATAGAATCATTTGGCTCTTGGTTAGAAAAATCTAGATGCactgtttttattttcctccGTTCTTTATTGTTTCTGCAGGATGAACACAGCAACCGAAGAATGTCATCCGTCCTTGACTACCGAAGTCATAATACTGAATCATGGCGCGAAACCGTAAAATCTGACTATTTTCGATTCTTCACATGTCAGAATATTACAAAAGAATACTTGGAAAGCAGCAATGTGATTACCAAAAACAGCTTTGTTAAAGTGGAAGGAAGAAACCATCTTCTTTCCAACGATTTCAGCAAGGCCATAACCGCAATCTGCTCCTCAGATATATTGAGTGAGTGTGAGATAGCTGTTCGTGTAGTTACCAAAGCTTGGTTGGACGCCCACGGTGACAGTAACATTGAGGTTGCGTTATCGCAGCCACCAGTAGTCGAGGGAATGCTGGAGGTTTTATTAGCTTCCGACGATGATGAGATTTTAGAATTAGTGATTTCAGTTTTAGCAGAACTTGCTGCAAGGAGTGAGATTATTCAACAGATGATATTGAACTCTGATCCCCAGCTGCAAGTGTTTCTTAAACTCTTGAAAAGTAGCAGTCTATTCCTCAAAGCATCAATTTTACTTTACCTATCAAAGCCACAGGCAAAACAGATGATTTCGGTTGAATGGTTACCACTAGTCCTCAGAGTATTGGAGTTTGGAGGCCAGTTACAGACATTATTCTCGGTACAGTGCAAGCCACATGAAGCAGCATTTTACCTTCTAGACCAACTACTGAAAGGGTTTGATGAAGACAGAAACTTGGAGAATAGTAGACACTTGATTGCGCTTGGGGGATTAAGTCTGCTGCTGAGAAGGTTAGAGAGAGGTGAGattgaagaaaggaagaattctgtttcaataatttcatgcTGCATCCAAGCTGATGGAAGCTGTCGAAACTACTTGGCGGAGAATCTGAACAAGGCTTCACTTCTTGAACTTGTTGTCCATGAAAGCAACAAAAACTCTGATAGGGGTGGTTTGGCTTTACTTGTTGATCTACTCTGCCTTAGTCG AAGAACAAGAATCACTAAACTCTTGGATGGACTTAAAGAAGGATGGAGTGGCTTGGGCATCATGAACATTTTGTCTGTTTATCTTCAGCGAGCTCTTCCTGAGGAGCAGCCTTTAGTCGCAACAACGCTATTGCAGCTTGATTTCATG GAAGACGCCCTCAACTGCAGCATATTCAGAGAAGAGGCCATCGTGACAATTATAACTGCCTTGAATGCTCGAATATGTGGAGAAAAAGCACAGGACAATTTGGCTAGAGCTCTCTTGATTTTGGGAGGTCGGTTTTCATGTACCGGAGAACCAAGCACAGAAAATTGGCTTCTAAAACTAGCAGGTTTCAAAGAGAACTCTGGGGATTCATCTCATAGCAAGCATCTCTACGATGACGTCGTGCAATTG tatgaagaggaagaagaagtgaTGAATTGGCAGTTAAAAGCAGCTAGTGTGTTGTTTAACCATGGACATAAGAGTTTATTGTCTTCCCTTTCGACATCAATGACTAGTTGCATCCGGCCAAGTCTAGCAAAAGCATGTCTTATCACGTTGTCGTGGATGAGCAGATACCTGTTCGTTATTAGAGAGGAGAAGCTATGTTTAATGGCACCCTCAATTCTAGTACCACCCTTAATAAAATACTTGAATCACGACAAAGCGGTCGAGGACCAAGTGCTGGCATCATATTCATTGCTTAACCTTGGCAAATATACAG AGTGCAAGCATATTTTCCGATTGTTTGATGATGAAGCTCTAGATCATCTTCGAAATCTCTCTCTAGTGACATGGACAGCAGAAGAGCTAATCTTGATTATTACAAGTGGATCGATGGATCCATATACCGAACGAGAGAACTCAGACAATCAAGGAAGCACAAGAGAATGA